The Lathyrus oleraceus cultivar Zhongwan6 chromosome 5, CAAS_Psat_ZW6_1.0, whole genome shotgun sequence genome includes the window ATCCATAGGAAAACATATATGTGTTCCACCAAAACACTTATCAACAAATATTTCATTTACAACTTCAGTGCTATGGCCAAAAACTGGCAAAATAATTTCGATACAATATAGATACATTAATGTGCATGAACTAATTTCTCAATATTCATAGGAAAACATATATGTCTTCCACCAAAACACTTATTAGCAAATATTTCATTTACAGCTTCAGTGCTATGGGCAAAATCGTAAAAATAATATTCCTTTCGATTTTCACAAGGGTTTCCTCCTTCTCCAACACATGAATCCCAAATATTTGTCAACCCTAAAcattaaaaatagaaaatgtAAGTGTTACTAAATATTAAAAAACATGTTATAGTGTTTTTACAACTAAAATTAATTATTTATCAACTCACCAAAATTTTCAGGGGAGTTTTGTATTTTCCTGAACAATTTAAAACTATCCAAAATAGTGAATAGTGATCCTGAGAGTTTGGCTTTCAATTTCAACTCTTGAAGTTTTCTTGGGAGCTTGTTTGTGAAGAGGTTAACTACTTGATTAATAACTTCATTGCATTCTTGAGTATGTGGTTTTTTTATGATGAAACCTGGGATACAACCAATTGGACCAAGGCCAATTATAACAAATTTTCTTCCACCTAGATCATAAATTTTCTGTAGTAAAAAAAGTTAGTGAAAAGTTgattttatatatttaaaaattgaatttttttgAATCTCAATTTCAATTTTTCTGAGTTTTTGGTCTTATTCTATTTTATTACAACTTAACACTACGAAATATCAAAAATGAGATTCATTTCGGTCAAAGTTTGGATCATTCAGGCATTCAACATTTTTCAGGTATTAGATCAAGATCAAATAGTATAAATAGTATAAATATATAactatttttaattttattaaataaaaatgaTTTAACTTAGAATTTAATCTGTTTAATCTTAATTCAAAATTTAGGGTTTACGAATATGTGAATGCGTCAAAATAATGATTGCAACAAAATTGGTTCAAAATTGAATTTCTTTTTTGTTAATGTTAAGTCAACTTAAAAACTTACCTTTATATTTGAACCAAGTTGGTCGATAAGGTAATCTGCAAATTCTTCAGgattaatcattttattttttccCATTTCTTGTTTAAAATAATTGAGAATGTAATCGTTGGAACCGGTTGATAAAAGAAATATAGATTTTGATAAGTAGTGTCTCAATTTTGTTTTGCTTTGCAAGTTTCTTGGAAGATCATTCATCACTGTTGAGGTGAAATATTCAACTTGTTTCTCCAATGACAAGCATTCTCCCTTATAcacaaaaaaaaaatagaaatataCATATGGTAAGTAACCAGCATTTTATAAATGATCGAAAACGTGCATAAGTGTCACATATACTAGCTCAGCTGAAGAAAAAACATAGATATGTTAAGTCGAAAGTTAACACTAGGATTCAAATCCTAGAAACTTATAGCAGTTATTATTACTCCATATAcagaaaataaaatatatacattaAATTTTTTCTTTCTTACATTTCTTGTTGAATTCAAGATTCCACATGAGCCTGACGCATAGTTCATACCCGACGTTATTTGATATCTCTCGGTTGTTGAAATACCGATGTATGGAGGTGGCATTGGTAAACCTAATTTAATTGCTGCAAAAATTCATCTTAGAAATTGTTTTTCTTGCAATTTAAGAAACCATAATGATTAAAAGTAAATTTCAAGAAGTATCATAATAATAAATAGTAATGATACCAATAAGATCTGCAA containing:
- the LOC127085731 gene encoding GDSL esterase/lipase At1g71691-like, which encodes MSISKVFWVISLISLQFSLAKCYSTKGLVPALYVFGDSTVDAGNNNNLNTVAKANNFPYGIDFNNCSTGRFSNGKTFADLIAIKLGLPMPPPYIGISTTERYQITSGMNYASGSCGILNSTRNGECLSLEKQVEYFTSTVMNDLPRNLQSKTKLRHYLSKSIFLLSTGSNDYILNYFKQEMGKNKMINPEEFADYLIDQLGSNIKKIYDLGGRKFVIIGLGPIGCIPGFIIKKPHTQECNEVINQVVNLFTNKLPRKLQELKLKAKLSGSLFTILDSFKLFRKIQNSPENFGLTNIWDSCVGEGGNPCENRKEYYFYDFAHSTEAVNEIFANKCFGGRHICFPMNIEKLVHAH